The genomic segment CGCCGGTGATTGTCCTGGACGAGCCGACCGCCGGCGTCGACGTCGAATTGCGGCAGACGCTGTGGCGCTTCATCTCGCGTCTGAACCGTGAAGGCCACACGGTGGTCCTGACCACACATTACCTGGAAGAGGCGCAGGAACAGTGCAACCGCATCGCTATGCTCAAACTGGGACAGGTGGTGGCGCTCGATACTACTTCGGCGCTGATCAAGCGGATTGCCGGCTCGCAGTTGCTGATCCAGTTATCCAGCGGCAGCTTGCCCGCAGCTTTACAACATCTGGTGTTGCACGCGGATGGCAGCAGGTTTGCCCTGCGCGTCAATCATTACGCCGATGTCGAACCGATTCTCGCCTCCTTGCGCCAGGCTGGCGCAGTGATCGAAGACATGCAGCTGCAACAGGCAGATCTGGAAGACGTGTTCTTGCAGATCATGGATAGCAAGGTCAGCGCCAACGGTTTCAATGTCTATGCTGAAGAATATAGTGCGGGCGGTGTCAAATGATGGTCGGTTTCCAAACGCTGTTCTATAAGGAAGTGCTGCGCTTCTGGAAAGTCGCGACGCAAACTATCGGCGCGCCGATCCTGACCGCCATGCTGTACCTGCTGATTTTCGGTCATACGCTAAAAGACCACGTCGAAGTTTATCCAGGGGTGCAATACACGGCCTTCCTGATTCCGGGCCTGGTCATGATGAGCGTGTTGCAAAATGCCTTCGCCAATACCTCGTCGTCGTTGACACAGTCGAAAATGACCGGCAATCTGGTGTTTGTCCTGTTGCCGCCGTTGTCGCACTGGGAATTGTACGGCGGCTATGTGCTGGCCGCGGTAGTACGCGGGCTTGCGGTAGGGCTGGGGGTATTCGTAATTACCGCCTGGTTCGGCAACCTGTCGTTTGTGGCGCCATGGTGGATCGTGATTTTCGCCTTCCTCGGTGCGGCGCTGCTGGGCACCATGGGTTTGATCGCCGGTATCTGGGCCGACAAGTTCGACCAGCTGGCAGTGTTTCAGAACTTCCTGATCATGCCGCTGACTTTCCTTGCAGGCGTGTTTTATTCGATCAAGTCGTTGCCGCCATTCTGGCAAGCGGTGTCGCACCTGAATCCGTTCTTCTACATGATTGACGGTTTCCGCTACGGCTTCTTCGGGCAATCCGACGTCAATCCGCTGATCAGCCTGGCGATCATTTGCATTTCGCTGGCGCTGCTGTCGACATTGGCGGTGCAGATGCTGAGACGGGGCTACAAGCTGCGTCATTAATTCAAGTCATTACACTTTGTCATTCTGTAATTTCGTAACCGGTAAGAAAATATCATGTTCCCTACACCCGATCTCGTTAAAAGTTATATTGCCGCCGGCCTGGAGTGTTCGCACCTGGAAGTCGAAGGCGACGGCCAGCATTTCAAGGCAGTGATCGTATCGGCGGCGTTTGCCGGCAAGCGCCCGATCCAGCGTCACCAGATCGTCTACGCCGCCCTTGGCGACCGTATGCGCGAAGAGATTCATGCGTTGTCGATGAAGACGCTCACACCCGAAGAATTTGCCAATTAATTTCGCGCCTGCTGATCGCAGCCGGCGTCGCCCGATGAACACTTCTGGTCCTGATGGCCAGGCATAACGTGTAGCAAAGAGAGAAGTAATCATGGATAAACTATTGATACAAGGCGGCAACCGCCTTTCCGGTGAAATCACTATTTCCGGCGCAAAGAATGCGGCGCTGCCTATCCTGTGCGCCGGTCTGCTGACTTCCGACCAGCTGCAGCTGAGCAATGTGCCGAACCTGCACGATGTCTCGACCATCCTCAAGCTATTGCGCCAGATGGGTTTGAAAGCCACCCAGGATGGCCATTTCGTGACCCTGCAGGGCGACGCCATCACCAATCTCGAAGCGCCGTATGAAATGGTGAAAACCATGCGTGCATCGATCCTGGTGCTGGGTCCGCTATTGGCGCGTTTCGGCGAGGCGCGGGTATCGCTGCCAGGCGGCTGCGGCATCGGGTCACGTCCTGTCGACCAGCACATCAAGGGCTTGCAAGCGATGGGCGCCGAGATTTCGATCGAAGCCGGCTACATCCATGCCAAGGCCAAGAAATTGAAAGGCACTCGCGTCGTCACCGACATGATTACTGTCACCGGTACTGAAAACCTGCTGATGGCGGCCACGCTGGCAGACGGCGAAACGGTGCTGGAAAACGCTGCGCGCGAACCGGAAGTCAGCGACCTGGCGCATTTGCTGGTGTCGATGGGTGCGAAGATCGAGGGTATTGGCACTGACCGCCTGGTGATCCAGGGCGTCGACAAGCTACACGGCGCCGAGCACTCGGTCATTGCAGACCGTATCGAGACCGGCACCTTCCTCTGTGCGGTAGCGGCGACCGGCGGCGACGTCATGCTGAAAAACACGCGCAGCCACATCCTCGACGCGGTGCTCGACAAGCTGCGTGAAGCCGGCGTGATCCTGACATCCGGCGAAGACTGGATTCGCGTGCAGATGGCGGCGCGCCCGAAGGCGGTCAGCTTCCGCACTACCGAATACCCTGGTTTCCCGACTGACATGCAAGCGCAGTTCATGGCGATGAACAGCATTGCCGAAGGCACCAGCCATGTCACTGAAACCATCTTCGAAAACCGTTTCATGCACGTGCAGGAAATGAACCGTCTCGGCGCCGCCATCGATGTGCAGGGTAATACCGCCATCATCAAGGGCGTCGACAAGCTGGTCGGCGCGCCTGTCATGGCGACCGACTTGCGTGCTTCGGCTTCGCTGGTGATCTCCGGCCTGGTGGCGCAAGGCCAGACCATGATCGAGCGCGTGTATCACCTCGATCGCGGCTACGACCAGATGGAGCGCAAGCTGTCGGCCGTCGGCGCCAATATCGAAAGAATCAAATGAGCCAAAAGCTGACTCTGGCCCTGTCCAAGGGACGCATCTTTGAAGAGACCTTGCCGCTGCTGAAAGCAGCCGGAATCGAGGTCACGGAAGATCCGGAGACCTCGCGCAAGCTGATCCTGCCGACCAACGATCCGCTGGTCAACGTGATCATCGTCCGCGCTTCCGACGTGCCGACCTATGTGCAATACGGCGCTGCCGATTTCGGCGTGGCCGGCAAAGACGTGCTGCTGGAGCATGGCGGCGAAGGCTTGTACCAGCCTATCGATCTGGAGATCGCCAAGTGCCGCATGTCGGTCGCGGTCTCGGCCGGATTCGACTACGCTAGCGCGATCCGCCAAGGTGCACGGTTGCGCGTCGCCACCAAATACCTGCTGACCGCGCGCGAGCATTTTGCCGCCAAAGGCATGCACGTCGACCTGATCAAGCTGTACGGCTCGATGGAGCTGGCGCCGCTGGTCGGACTGGCCGATGCGATCGTCGACCTGGTCAGCACCGGCGGCACTTTGCGCGCCAACAACCTGGTCGAAGTTGAACACATCATGGATATTTCGTCGCGGCTGGTGGTCAACCAGGCTGCCTTGAAGCTGAAGCGCGAACGGCTGCAACCGATTCTGGACGCCTTCGAAAAAGCGTCGATTAAATAAAGTCCGGCTGCGGCTGTATCCCGCACCGGCGAACTGGAAGCAACATGAGCATAGCAATCAGAAAACTCGATGCGGCGCAGCCGGATTTCCAGGCGCAACTGACCGCCGTGCTGGCTTTTGAGGCTGGCGAAGACGCAGCGATCGACCAGGCTGCGGCGCAGATCCTGGCCGATGTCAAAGCGCGCGGCGATGCTGCCGTGCTGGACTACACCAACCGTTTCGACCGCCTCAGCGCCGCCAGCGTGACAGCGCTGGAAATCGGCCGGCAGGAATTACAGGATGCCTTGGCGCAGTTGTCGCCGGAGCGTCGCAATGCCTTGCAAACTGCAGCCGACCGTGTGCGCGCTTATCATGAGCGGCAAAAGAAGGAGTGCGGTTCGGATGGCTTCAGCTACACCGAAGCTGACGGCACCGTACTCGGGCAAAAAGTCACTCCGCTCGACCGCGTTGGCATCTACGTCCCCGGCGGCAAAGCCGCTTATCCGTCATCCGTGCTGATGAATGCTATCCCGGCCAAGGTCGCCGGCGTGCAGGAAATCATCATGGTGGTGCCGACCCCGGACGGCGTCAAGAATCCGCTGGTGCTGGCTGCCGCGGCTATCGCCGGCGTCGATCGCGTATTCACTGTCGGCGGCGCGCAAGCAGTGGCAGCGCTGGCCTACGGCACGACCACTATTCCGCAAGTCGACAAGATCGTCGGTCCCGGTAACGCATACGTAGCTGCCGCCAAGCGCCGAGTGTTCGGTACTGTCGGCATTGACATGATCGCCGGACCATCGGAAATTCTGGTGATCTGCGACGGCACAACGGATCCGGACTGGATTGCGATGGATCTGTTTTCGCAAGCAGAGCACGATGAGCTGGCGCAGTCGATCTTGCTGTGCCCGGACGCTGGCTATATCGCGGCAGTGGAAGCCAGCATCAACCGCCAGCTGGCGCAGATGCCGCGCCACGAAGTGATCCGTACCTCGCTCACCGACCGTGGCGCGCTGATCAAAGTACGCGACATGGAACAGGCCTGCGAGATCGCTAATCATATCGCAGCTGAGCACTTGGAAATTTCTGCCGAGAATCCGCAGCATTGGGCTGACCGGATCCGCCATGCAGGTGCCATGTTCCTTGGTCGTTATTCCTCGGAATCGCTGGGCGATTATTGTGCAGGACCGAATCACGTGTTGCCGACATCGCGCACCGCGCGTTTCTCGTCGCCGCTTGGCGTCTACGACTTCCAGAAGCGTTCCAGCATGATCAACATCAGCGAAGCCGGAGCCCAGACCTTGGGTAAGGTGGCTGCAGAGCTGGCTTACGGCGAGGGTCTGCAAGCGCATGCGCGTTCGGCGGAATATCGTCTGAAAGACAAGCCGTAATGGCAGCCGTGTGGCAGGTATGAGCGGCGACTGGATTAACCGCGTCTTCGGCGAGGATGCATTGCAAGGTTTGCAGCGCATCCCGGATGGCTCAGTCGATCTGTTGCTGGCCGATCCGCCGTACGGATTGGGCAAGGATTACGGCAACGATTCCGACAAACTCGATACCGCCGCCTACCTGCAATGGACCGAGGAATGGATCGACGCTGCATTGCCGAAGCTGAAGTCGAACGGCAGCCTGTATATTTTCCTGACCTGGCGCTTTTCGCCGGAAATCTTTGTCATGCTGAAGCAGCGCATGACCATGATCAATGAAATTATCTGGGACCGCCGGGTTCCGTCCATGGGTGGCGGCACGCGGCGGTTTTCATCGGTGCACGACACCATCGGCTTCTTTGCCCGCGCCAAGGATTATCACTTCGATCTTGACGCCATCCGCATTCCCTACGACGCTGAAACCAAGAAAGCGCGTTCGCGTTCGATCTTCGTTGGCGCCAAGTGGCTGGAGCTGGGTTACAACCCGAAGGATGTCTGGAGCGTGTCGCGCCTGCACCGCGAACATCGCGAGCGTGCCGATCATCCTACACAGAAGCCGCTGGAAATCGTCGAACGCATGATCAAGGCGTCCTGTCCGCCGGGCGGGGTGGTGCTGGATCCGTTCATGGGCAGCGGTACTACCGCGGTGGCGGCGCGCCGTTGCGGGCGTAACTTTGTCGGTTTTGAATTGAATCCTGAATACTGCGCTTTGATCGAACGGCGTCTTGCGCAACTTGACGCCAAGAAACCGGATGAACGGGTGCGCGCCTGAGATTCTGCGAAAAGCAACGCTGATAAGGATTATCAAAACGGGTCTTCGCTGGAAAGCCGGAAAAAGCCGGTAAAATGATGGGGCTGCTCAAAAGGCGCGCCTAGCAAGCTTCAATAACGGAGAAGCTGTAATATTTAGCAATTAGTACACTTACCTCCATGGCGCCGTGTGCGTCACCACATCGTAAATTGGTCTCAAGCTCAACATGTCTACGCCTCGTACTGCATCGATTACCCGCAACACCAATGAGACGCAAATTCGCGTTTCCATCAATATTGACGGCAGCGGCCAGCAAAAACTGAATACCGGCGTACCGTTCCTGGACCACATGCTGGACCAGATTGCGCGGCACGGGCTGATCGATCTGGATATCGAAGCCAACGGCGACTTGCATATCGATGCGCATCACACGGTGGAAGATGTTGGCATTACTTTGGGGCAAGCGTTTGCCAAGGCTATTGGCGACAAGAAAGGCATCCGCCGCTACGGCCATGCCTACGTGCCGCTGGATGAAGCGCTGTCGCGTGTCGTTATCGATTTTTCCGGGCGTCCCGGACTAGAATTCCACGTACCGTTCAAGCGCGCCATGATCGGCGGCTTCGACGTCGACCTCACCCACGAATTTTTCCAGGGCTTTGTGAATCACGCGCTGGTGTCTTTGCATATCGACAACCTGCGCGGCGAAAACGCCCACCATCAATGCGAAACCGTATTCAAGGCGTTCGGCCGCGCACTGCGCATGGCTGCAGAGCTGGATCCACGTTCCGCCGGGACCATTCCTTCGACCAAGGGTAGTCTCTAGACCAGTAGTTGTTTGACGACTAATGTAATCAATAAAGCGCCGCTTTAATCCTGTGCCGCAGTCCTTGCAATCCATTGCGCCGGTACTGTGCCTGCGGGTGCGCACGGGGTTTGTTTCTTCAGACTTGACTCTTTATCATGAACAAAATCGTTGTGGTTGACTATGGCATGGGTAACCTGCGCTCGGTGGCGCAGGCCCTGCGCCAGGTTGCGCCTGAAGCCGAAGTGCTTATTTCAGGCGCTATCGCCGATATCAAAGCGGCTGACCGGCTGGTGCTGCCGGGCCAGGGCGCGATGCCGGATTGTATGCGCTGCCTGCGCGAATCGGGCGTCCAGGAAGCATTGCTGGAGGCTTCGCGTAACAAGCCCTTGCTGGGCGTATGCGTAGGTGAGCAAATGCTGTTCGACAGCAGTGAAGAAGGCAACACTGCCGGTCTGGGATTATTGCCAGGTAAAGTGGTGCGCTTCCAGCTCGACGGCCAGGTGCAGCAGGATGGCTCGCGTTTCAAAGTACCGCAGATGGGCTGGAACCGGGTGCGCCAGGCACAGTCTCATCCGCTCTGGAATGGCATTGCCGACGACGATTATTTTTATTTCGTGCATAGTTACTACGCGGTACCGGCCGCCGCCGAGCATACCTTCGGCGAGACCATTTATGGCGCTGCGTTTAGCTGCGCCGTTGGCCGTGATAATATTTTCGCGACACAGTTCCATCCGGAGAAGAGCGCTTCCGCCGGTTTGCAGTTGTACAAGAATTTTGTGCAATGGCAGCCTTAAACCAAACATTGACCTTTAACTGAACCTGTAGCCATGCTGCTGATACCTGCCATCGACCTTAAAGACGGTCACTGCGTACGCCTGAAACAAGGCGATATGGACCAAGCCACTGTATTTTCCGACGATCCGGGCGAAATGGCCCGGCACTGGCTGATGCAAGGCGCGCGACGCCTGCATCTGGTCGACCTGAACGGCGCGTTTGCCGGCAAGCCGAAGAACGAACCGGCGGTCAAGGCCATCATCAAGGCCGTGCGTGAATTTGCCTTGCTCAACGGCGTCGAGGAAATCCCGGTGCAACTGGGTGGCGGCATCCGTGACCTCGACACCATCGAACGCTATCTGGACGACGGCCTGAGCTACATTATCATCGGCACTGCGGCTGTCAAGAATCCTGGCTTCCTGCATGATGCCTGTAGCGCGTTCCCGGGCCAGATCATCGTCGGCCTGGATGCCAAGGATGGCAAAGTCGCCACGGATGGCTGGAGCAAACTGTCCGGCCACGAAGTGATCGATCTCGCCAAGAAATTCGAAGACTACGGCTGCGCCTCGATCGTCTACACCGATATCGGCCGCGACGGCATGATGGGCGGCGTCAACATCGAAGCTACCGTCAAGCTGGCGCAAAGCATGACGATCCCGGTGATTGCCTCCGGCGGCGTGCATAACGTCCATGACGTGGAGGCACTGTGCGCGGTGCAGGATGAAGGCATTGAAGCAGTGATTTGCGGCCGTTCGATTTATGAAGGCACGCTCGATTTGCGTTCGGCGCAAGAGCGCGCCGATGAATTGAGCGACGAGTCTGACAATTTCGTGGGTGAATTTGCCGAGGACGAAGATTTATCGGAGCAGCCAGAAGCTGACAAGCCATGACTCTCGCCAAACGTATCATTCCTTGTCTCGACGTGACCAATGGCCGCGTTGTCAAGGGCGTCAATTTCCTGGAGCTGCGCGACGCCGGCGATCCGGTAGAAATCGCGCGCCGCTATGATGAGCAGGGTGCTGATGAAATTACTTTTCTCGACATCACAGCCTCGTCCGACAACCGTGACCTGATCTTGCCGATTATCGAAGCGGTGGCATCGCAAGTGTTTATTCCGCTGACGGTCGGCGGCGGTGTGCGCGTGGTGGAAGACGTGCGGCGTTTGCTGAATGCAGGCGCCGACAAGGTCGGCATCAACACCTCCGCAGTCACCAATCCGCAGCTGGTAGCCGATGCAGCTGCCAAGTATGGCTCGCAGTGTATCGTGGTCGCCATCGACGCCAAGCAGGTCGCACCCGGCAAGTGGGAAGTGTTTACCCATGGCGGCCGTAAGGCGACCGGCCTTGACGCCATCGAGTGGGCGCAAAAGATGGAACAGTTGGGTGCTGGTGAAATCCTGCTGACCAGCATGGACCGCGATGGCACCAAGGTTGGTTTCGACCTGGCCTTGACCAGCAGCGTATCCAATGCCGTGACGATTCCGGTGATTGCCTCCGGCGGCGTCGGCGGCTTGCAAGACCTGGCTGACGGCATCAAGATCGGCCGCGCCGACGCGGTGCTGGCAGCGAGCATTTTCCATTATGGTCAACACACTGTGCAAGAAGCCAAGCAGTTCATGGCTGCGCAACAGATTCCGATGAGGCTGGCATGAGTAGCGTAAGTTGGTTGAATAAGGTGAGATGGGACGAGCACGGTTTGGTGCCGGTGATTGCCCAGGAGCTGGGATCGAACGATGTGTTGATGTTCGCCTGGATGAACCGCGACGCTTTGGCGAAGACGGTGGCGTTGGGCGAAGCTGTCTACTGGAGCCGTTCGCGCAAGAAACTGTGGCACAAGGGTGAAGAATCCGGCCACGTGCAGAAAGTGCACGAAATCCGCCTCGATTGCGACGAAGACGTGGTGTTGCTGAAGGTGACCCAGGCTGGCGACATCGCTTGCCATACCGGCCGTCACTCCTGCTTCTTCCAGAAGTACGAAAGCGACAGCAAGAGCTGGGAAGCAGTCGAGCCGGTGTTGAAAGAGCCGGACGAGATCTACAAGTAACTGACTGACACATAACTACATCAGGACTTACGCAAAATTTCGTCAGCAAGGCTGCCGACGAAGATAGTACGAAGGTACGCCAGGAGGCATAACGCCGCTGGCGGAATTTTGCGTAAGTCCTATACATAACGGATTTGCAACAATCATGAGTGAAACCCTACAACGCCTGGCGGCGGTTATCGAATCGCGCAAACCGGCTAATGGCGGCGATCCGGCCACTTCATATGTGGCGCGCCTGTTCGCCAAGGGCGACGATGCGATTCTGAAAAAAATCGGCGAAGAAGCTACCGAAACCGTGATGGCCGCCAAGGATGCGCGGGTCGACGGCGATGTGTCGCATGTACTGTATGAGTGCGCTGATTTGTGGTTTCATTCGATGATCATGCTGGCGCAATTCAACCTGACGCCGCAAGATGTGCTGGGAGAACTGGCGCGGCGCGAAGGCTTGTCCGGAATCGAAGAGAAGGCCAGCCGCAAGCTGACTGAGCGCGAACAACAGGAAGCCGACCAGCACAAGAGTTGAGACCCACGCACTTATGGGTGCGTGATTTTATGATCATGACCGGCATCCCTACGGCTGTTTGATATCTGGAGATAATTTGGAAAATTGTATTTTTTGCAAAATTGCAACCAAGCAGATTCCGTCTAAGCTGATCTATGAAGATGATGACCTGATTGCCTTTCATGACATCAATCCAGCGGCGCCCATCCATTTTCTTATTGTACCGAAGCAACATATTGCAACTCTTGCCGATTGCGATGAGCACCACGTTGCTTTGCTAGGTAAAATGGCGCTCCTGGCGCCGCGTCTTGCAAAAGAGCAAGGTTGTGGTTACCAGGTCGATGGGCAGGGCCAGGCCAGCGGCGGTTTCAAGACCTTGTTCAACACCGGACCGGATGGTGGCCAAGAGGTGTACCATTTGCATATGCACGTCATCGGCGGACCTAAGCCGTGGCGCGGGCAGCGCTAAGCCTGGTTCGATCAGGCCGGCAGCTGCCGACGGGTTGTAAGGATTTAACGGTTAATCTGACTTAGTAGGCTTGGACACAGGGTGTCCGGCAAGGAGAAAAAAATGGGTTCGTTCAGTATTTGGCACTGGTTGATCGTGCTGGTTATCGTAATGTTGGTATTTGGCACCAAAAAAATCGGCAACATGGGCTCCGACCTGGGTAAAGCGGTCAAGGGCTTCAAGGATGGCGTCAAGGGCGAGGAAGAAAAAGCCGCTGCAGACAAGCCGACGATTGATGTGGCAGCCAAAGAAAAGGACAAGTCCGGCAACTGAGTTGCGGCAACCGGCGCTCGCAGGTTCGTGAGGCGCCGGTCCGGTTTGACGTTGACCGCTCCATCCCATGATCGATATTGGTCTTACTAAACTCGCTCTGATCGGCGTAGTTGCTCTGGTCGTAGTCGGCCCGGAAAAACTGCCGACTGTCGCGCGCATGGCAGGCTCCCTGTTCGGCCGTGCGCAGCGCTATATCAATGAAGTGAAATCGGAAGTCAGCCGCGAGATTGAGCTGGAAGAATTGCGCAAAATGCAGCAAGACGTGCAGGAAGCGGCCAGCGATATCGAGCAAAGCATCTCGCGCGGCATGTCCGACGCCAACAAATACGTTCATGCCGCCTGGGATGACGGCCTCAGCAGCACGCCTGAGACATATAAAGTTGAGCAGCTGGCGATCAAAGCCAAGAGTTTTCGCAGGAAGAAACTGGCGCGCAGCAGCGCTGTTCCCGCCTGGTACAAGCAGCAAAGCGGCCAGAAATCGCGAGTCCTGTCCGGCGCTGCGCGGGTTGCCAAATACCGTCCGTCTGGTCAGGGCAAGTCTTCCGGCTCGTTTTTTTCATGATTTCATGCGTCAACGCAATCCACGTCCGGTTGACGCCTGAAATCCGCACATGTTCGCAACTTAACCGCCCCCATGACTGAAGAACAGAAAACCAGCGGCGTCGAAGAGACGTTCATTTCGCACCTGGTGGAATTACGCAATCGCATCATGAAGGCATCGATCGCGATCATCGTGGTCTTCCTGTGCCTGATGCCGTGGTCTGCGAATATCTACGACTTCCTGGCCGCGCCAATGCTGGCCGCTTTGCCGCACGGTAGCAAGATGATCGCCACCGGCGTCATCACGCCATTCCTGATCCCGGTCAAAGTGACGCTGTTGGTGGCTTTCGTGATCGCCTTGCCGTGGGTGCTGTACCAGCTATGGGCATTTATCGCGCCGGGTTTGTATGCGCATGAAAAAAAACTGATTGCGCCGCTGGTGGTGTCGTCGTCCATCTTGTTCATCACCGGGGTCGCCTTTTGTTACTACCTGGTGTTTGGCGTGATCTTCCACTTCATCAACAAGGTGGCACCGGCCTCGATTTCGGTGACGCCGGATATCGATAATTATTTCGATTTTGTGATGACCATGTTCATCGCCTTCGGCATGACGTTTGAAGTGCCGATCGTGGTGATCGTGCTGGTGCGCATGGGTCTGGTATCGCTGGAAAAACTGAAATCGATCCGGCCTTATGTGATCGTCGGTGCTTTCGTGGTGGCTGCAGTGGTGACGCCGCCGGACATCATGAGCCAGATGTTGCTGGCCGTGCCGTTGTGCCTGCTGTATGAAATCGGCCTGCTGGTCGCGCCATTGTTCGTCAAGGCGACGCAGGCGCCGGTGGAGTCAGAAGAAACGGTTTAAGAATTTAACCGGAGCGGCTATGCGGCCGCTCCTTCGCACTACAAATCTCTACTCTGTCACCGGTGTCTTGATCTGCCGTAGCCAGCCCACCAGCGGATAGGCATCCTTGAAGCCGCTCACCAGTTCCTTCTCCAGCGCATCCGACAGCATCTTCTTCAACGGCTGTTCCTTCCAGACGATGAAATTCTTCAGTTTGATATATTCAATGTGCGGCGAATCGACATCGAAGCCTTTCGGCGGCCGCACCAGCTTGCCTTCGGTTTGCAGCGTACCGTAGGTTTCTTTGAACTTCTTGTTCTTCAGCAGCTTGCCAAAGCCGAGGGAATCAGCCACCACCTGGTTGCGAATCGCCCGCAAGCGGTCAGCTGGCGGCATGTATTCGCCACCGGCCACCAGCAGCGTACCATCGGCATCTATGTGAAAATAATAGGCGGGGCCGCCGCCCTGGCTTGGCTTTTTCAGGCCGCTGGCAGTGATCGACGCCGAAAAATACGTCTTGTATGGGCTCTTGTCATGCGAAAAACGCATGTCGCGGTTGATCCTGAACAGCGCCTTCTTGGGGTTGCAGCCCGCAATCGCCGGATCGAACTTGCTGATGTCGGCGATCAGGCGTACCACTAGCTCCAGGAATTCGGCGCGCAGGATGTCGTAGCGCGGCTTGTTCATGACGAACCAGGCCCGATTGTTATTTTCAGAGAGTTCTGCAAGGTATTGGGTCAAGTCACGGACATGCATTGCAATTTTCCTTTATGTGCATATTTTTATAGAAAGCTTGTTTGA from the Collimonas arenae genome contains:
- a CDS encoding ABC transporter ATP-binding protein, with the protein product MAAIQITNVKKRYQSLQALGGVSLTIEEGEFFGLLGPNGAGKTTLISIIAGLNRPDSGNVTIHGHDVVSDYRAARRNLGVVPQELVFDPFFTVRETLRMQSGYYGLKNNDKWIDEVMENLDLTNKADTNMRALSGGMKRRVLVAQALVHKPPVIVLDEPTAGVDVELRQTLWRFISRLNREGHTVVLTTHYLEEAQEQCNRIAMLKLGQVVALDTTSALIKRIAGSQLLIQLSSGSLPAALQHLVLHADGSRFALRVNHYADVEPILASLRQAGAVIEDMQLQQADLEDVFLQIMDSKVSANGFNVYAEEYSAGGVK
- a CDS encoding ABC transporter permease, with translation MVGFQTLFYKEVLRFWKVATQTIGAPILTAMLYLLIFGHTLKDHVEVYPGVQYTAFLIPGLVMMSVLQNAFANTSSSLTQSKMTGNLVFVLLPPLSHWELYGGYVLAAVVRGLAVGLGVFVITAWFGNLSFVAPWWIVIFAFLGAALLGTMGLIAGIWADKFDQLAVFQNFLIMPLTFLAGVFYSIKSLPPFWQAVSHLNPFFYMIDGFRYGFFGQSDVNPLISLAIICISLALLSTLAVQMLRRGYKLRH
- a CDS encoding BolA family protein; its protein translation is MFPTPDLVKSYIAAGLECSHLEVEGDGQHFKAVIVSAAFAGKRPIQRHQIVYAALGDRMREEIHALSMKTLTPEEFAN
- the murA gene encoding UDP-N-acetylglucosamine 1-carboxyvinyltransferase, producing MDKLLIQGGNRLSGEITISGAKNAALPILCAGLLTSDQLQLSNVPNLHDVSTILKLLRQMGLKATQDGHFVTLQGDAITNLEAPYEMVKTMRASILVLGPLLARFGEARVSLPGGCGIGSRPVDQHIKGLQAMGAEISIEAGYIHAKAKKLKGTRVVTDMITVTGTENLLMAATLADGETVLENAAREPEVSDLAHLLVSMGAKIEGIGTDRLVIQGVDKLHGAEHSVIADRIETGTFLCAVAATGGDVMLKNTRSHILDAVLDKLREAGVILTSGEDWIRVQMAARPKAVSFRTTEYPGFPTDMQAQFMAMNSIAEGTSHVTETIFENRFMHVQEMNRLGAAIDVQGNTAIIKGVDKLVGAPVMATDLRASASLVISGLVAQGQTMIERVYHLDRGYDQMERKLSAVGANIERIK
- the hisG gene encoding ATP phosphoribosyltransferase, producing the protein MSQKLTLALSKGRIFEETLPLLKAAGIEVTEDPETSRKLILPTNDPLVNVIIVRASDVPTYVQYGAADFGVAGKDVLLEHGGEGLYQPIDLEIAKCRMSVAVSAGFDYASAIRQGARLRVATKYLLTAREHFAAKGMHVDLIKLYGSMELAPLVGLADAIVDLVSTGGTLRANNLVEVEHIMDISSRLVVNQAALKLKRERLQPILDAFEKASIK
- the hisD gene encoding histidinol dehydrogenase; the protein is MSIAIRKLDAAQPDFQAQLTAVLAFEAGEDAAIDQAAAQILADVKARGDAAVLDYTNRFDRLSAASVTALEIGRQELQDALAQLSPERRNALQTAADRVRAYHERQKKECGSDGFSYTEADGTVLGQKVTPLDRVGIYVPGGKAAYPSSVLMNAIPAKVAGVQEIIMVVPTPDGVKNPLVLAAAAIAGVDRVFTVGGAQAVAALAYGTTTIPQVDKIVGPGNAYVAAAKRRVFGTVGIDMIAGPSEILVICDGTTDPDWIAMDLFSQAEHDELAQSILLCPDAGYIAAVEASINRQLAQMPRHEVIRTSLTDRGALIKVRDMEQACEIANHIAAEHLEISAENPQHWADRIRHAGAMFLGRYSSESLGDYCAGPNHVLPTSRTARFSSPLGVYDFQKRSSMINISEAGAQTLGKVAAELAYGEGLQAHARSAEYRLKDKP
- a CDS encoding DNA-methyltransferase, translated to MSGDWINRVFGEDALQGLQRIPDGSVDLLLADPPYGLGKDYGNDSDKLDTAAYLQWTEEWIDAALPKLKSNGSLYIFLTWRFSPEIFVMLKQRMTMINEIIWDRRVPSMGGGTRRFSSVHDTIGFFARAKDYHFDLDAIRIPYDAETKKARSRSIFVGAKWLELGYNPKDVWSVSRLHREHRERADHPTQKPLEIVERMIKASCPPGGVVLDPFMGSGTTAVAARRCGRNFVGFELNPEYCALIERRLAQLDAKKPDERVRA
- the hisB gene encoding imidazoleglycerol-phosphate dehydratase HisB is translated as MSTPRTASITRNTNETQIRVSINIDGSGQQKLNTGVPFLDHMLDQIARHGLIDLDIEANGDLHIDAHHTVEDVGITLGQAFAKAIGDKKGIRRYGHAYVPLDEALSRVVIDFSGRPGLEFHVPFKRAMIGGFDVDLTHEFFQGFVNHALVSLHIDNLRGENAHHQCETVFKAFGRALRMAAELDPRSAGTIPSTKGSL
- the hisH gene encoding imidazole glycerol phosphate synthase subunit HisH, giving the protein MNKIVVVDYGMGNLRSVAQALRQVAPEAEVLISGAIADIKAADRLVLPGQGAMPDCMRCLRESGVQEALLEASRNKPLLGVCVGEQMLFDSSEEGNTAGLGLLPGKVVRFQLDGQVQQDGSRFKVPQMGWNRVRQAQSHPLWNGIADDDYFYFVHSYYAVPAAAEHTFGETIYGAAFSCAVGRDNIFATQFHPEKSASAGLQLYKNFVQWQP